The following coding sequences are from one Passer domesticus isolate bPasDom1 chromosome 11, bPasDom1.hap1, whole genome shotgun sequence window:
- the ARL14 gene encoding ADP-ribosylation factor-like protein 14, translated as MGLQNAKPSTKGANIVMLGLDSAGKSTLLYKFRYKDAFITMPTIGFNVDMIEAGKDFTLTFWDVGGQKKMREVWSNFLEDAGGLLYVVDSSDKRRLEESRREFELILKNESIKNIPVVVLANKQDLPGALNAEEITRKLKMKKYCSDRNWYVQPCCAITGEGLAEALQRVATFARQYKKSKETFIALKELNSF; from the coding sequence ATGGGCCTCCAGAATGCCAAGCCCTCAACGAAGGGGGCCAACATCGTGATGCTGGGGCTGGACTCCGCGGGGAAATCCACGCTGCTCTACAAGTTCAGGTATAAAGATGCTTTTATAACAATGCCAACGATTGGCTTCAATGTGGATATGATTGAAGCAGGGAAAGATTTCACGCTGACGTTTTGGGATGTTGGAGGacagaagaaaatgagagaGGTCTGGAGCAATTTCCTGGAAGACGCCGGCGGGCTGCTGTACGTGGTGGACAGCTCTGACAAGCGGCGGCTGGAGGAGTCCAGGAGGGAATTTGAGCTCATTTTAAAGAATGAATCCATAAAAAACATCCCTGTGGTCGTGCTGGCGAACAAGCAGGACTTGCCTGGAGCTCTGAACGCCGAGGAGATCACCAGGAAGCTGAAGATGAAGAAGTACTGCAGTGACAGGAACTGGTAcgtgcagccctgctgtgccatcACGGGAGAGGGGCTGGCAGAAGCTCTCCAGAGGGTGGCCACATTTGCCAGGCAGTACAAGAAGTCAAAGGAGACTTTCATCGCCCTGAAGGAACTCAACTCCTTTTAA